GAATTGCGACCTTGGCAGAACGGAGCTTCTGGCCGGGGGTCTTCGCATATCGGTGAACCAGCCTGGCAGCCGCCTGCCATGACGTGAAATCATCCTCAGCATCCACCACCATTAAAGCCCAGCGGCAGGCTTCAGAGATATTCCCCAGTTCTTCATAACTCCGTGCGAGCTTCAAACATAGCGCCGCCTGCGGAGGTTCTGACAGCGCATCCAAATAAAGCGCTATCGCCTCCTCGACCTTGCCCGACTTCCGCAACTCATCAGCGCGGACAATACATGCCGTTCCGTCGCCCATCCGGGCATGTGGATATTCAGCCATCATCCTCCTCGCGTAACCGCGTCCTTCTCACTGGTGAATGTTCGCAGAGGCTTTCCCCGCCACTACGGCCGTTTCATCTGAATCATCCTAGGCGCTTCCACAAACACCGTCGCACCGGCAGGAACATTCGTCATAATGACGGTATTGGGACCGATTTTGGCGCCCTCGCCGATCGTGACCTTGCCTAGGATAACCGCACCGGCACCGACGTCGACGCGATGCCCCAGCTTGGGGCCGTCTTTGAAACGCTCCCAGGTCACCGCGCCGATTGTCACATTCTGGCGGATGATACAGTCGTCCCCGATCTCGGTCATGGGATGGATGACGATCCCGCTCTGATGCGCAATTCGAAACCGCCTGCCGATGACAGTCGTGTGAGGGATTTCAATTCCATAATGATTCCGGATATATCGCCACACGATCCTGTACAAGAACAACAAGCTCGACCGGAACACGCCTTCGCTACGCTCCCAGGCCCAGAACCCAACCCGATGAACCGTCAGCGCGCGGAAACCCGGTTCGGTCCAGTCCCGGTTATTCGCGATCCAGTCCTCTTGGATCTGAAGGAGAAGACGCTTAATCAATTCATATTGTTTCATCCGGATTTTACCTCACACACGCTCACCCCCTTACTGGAGTGACGCAACCTCGAACGCATCAGTTGAATCGGGACATCGTAACCACCGTACGGGGTCGAAGAAACGCACTCCCGACGGCCGGAGCCCCCATGGCTTATTGGACCGGAAATGTCCTCGGCAACCTTGAAGATTCTCCGATCCGCCCTTGCTCCCGATGCAGGTCAAGAATAGTCTCAATCGCATTGCGGTAGACATGGGTCCACCGATCTCGTGTATGGTGGGCCCGCGCCGACTCCCAGGCACGTCGGGCCATCCCTTGCAGTTCACTTCCAGAAAGACCGGCAACCCTTCGTACCGCACTCTTAATGTCGTCTACCGAAGAACGTGATAACTCGACGCCGAAATCATCAACGTCGACCCCGCTTTCATAGCTGACGATCGGAATCAACCCTGCATGCATGCCACCGATCACCGATCCGCTCCTCGATTCTGAACAGGAGGCGGAAAGAATCCCGGCACAGCGGTCAGCCAACTCCACAAACCGAGCGCTATCGACCT
This window of the Nitrospira lenta genome carries:
- a CDS encoding serine O-acetyltransferase, with amino-acid sequence MKQYELIKRLLLQIQEDWIANNRDWTEPGFRALTVHRVGFWAWERSEGVFRSSLLFLYRIVWRYIRNHYGIEIPHTTVIGRRFRIAHQSGIVIHPMTEIGDDCIIRQNVTIGAVTWERFKDGPKLGHRVDVGAGAVILGKVTIGEGAKIGPNTVIMTNVPAGATVFVEAPRMIQMKRP